Proteins encoded together in one Cicer arietinum cultivar CDC Frontier isolate Library 1 chromosome 4, Cicar.CDCFrontier_v2.0, whole genome shotgun sequence window:
- the LOC101498611 gene encoding RNA polymerase sigma factor sigC — protein MGLCFRFRLNTKLHSPHFFTSSTIFLSSSSSAGGREVFFNPTRLSLLSTVYEEGETLQKDFGKTFAFSSSALEVPEMDLLQGEVTKVNKGKRSLSSVHEIIDNTQLPFGEPHFGLLMENLGILEETFADSEAMRLEKDIVLKLEKLGALELFNVCLTRSFGTSTESNCTDVVLEHVKEKKRNFKVDNYTGKVVVQSKRKENRTRRKQASVAITTSFQSLPLEDNNQEGPLRLPASLVKRVSNTNNRRAVIAQREVEMSKGVKVLAELEKMKTAIEEDTKQAVSLSSWAEASGVDENVLQRQLYHGYYCRDELIRSTRSLVLYFARKYRGMGIALEDLLQVGYIGVLQGAERFDSTRGYRFSTYVQYWIRKSMSRMVARYARGITIPWSMNKAISQIQKARKLLKSTSMKYPDDHEIAKMTGLSLDRIRSASHCMRIVSSMNQKMGDRGIEYMGYMADMSIESPEETVMKQHIRKDIHDILQSLDSRERQILILRFGLNDHQPKSLEYIGKIYKVSKEWIRKIEKKALTKLRNEANTSKLNYYLDL, from the exons ATGGGTCTCTGTTTCCGTTTTAGACTAAACACAAAACTCCACTCTCCTCATTTCTTCACCAGTTCTACTAttttcctctcttcttcatcttctg CTGGAGGCAGGGAAGTTTTTTTCAACCCTACAAGGCTATCTTTGCTTTCAACAGTTTATGAGGAAGGAGAAACTTTGCAGAAGGATTTTGGAAAGACATTTGCATTTTCGTCATCAGCATTGGAAGTTCCAGAAATGGATTTATTGCAAGGAGAAGTAACAAAG GTAAATAAAGGAAAGAGGTCACTTAGTAGTGTGCATGAAATAATTGATAACACGCAATTACCTTTTGGGGAGCCACATTTTGGTTTGTTAATGGAGAACCTTGGCATTTTAGAAGAAACTTTTGCTGATTCTGAAGCAATGAGGTTGGAAAAGGACATTGTATTGAAACTAGAAAAGCTGGGAGCTCTTGAGTTGTTCAATGTTTGTCTAACAAGATCTTTTGGAACCTCAACCGAATCGAACTGCACCGATGTAGTTCTTGAACATGTcaaagagaaaaagagaaacttCAAAGTAGATAACTATACGGGTAAAGTTGTTGTCCAGTCTAAGAGAAAGGAAAATAGAACAAGAAGAAAGCAAGCATCGGTTGCCATAACAACTTCCTTTCAGTCGTTGCCTTTAGAAGATAATAATCAAGAAGGTCCATTACGTTTGCCGGCTTCTTTAGTAAAAAGAGTATCAAATACTAACAATAGAAGAGCAGTGATTGCTCAAAGGGAGGTGGAAATGTCAAAAGGTGTAAAG GTTCTAGCAGAGTTAGAGAAAATGAAAACAGCTATAGAAGAGGATACCAAGCAAGCGGTAAGCTTGAGTAGCTGGGCAGAAGCATCTGGAGTTGATGAGAATGTGCTGCAACGGCAACTATATCATGGCTATTACTGTCGAGATGAATTGATACGGAGTACTCGTTCGTTAGTTCTATACTTTGCCAGAAAATACAGGGGTATGGGAATAGCTTTGGAAGATTTGCTTCAG GTAGGATATATAGGCGTTCTCCAAGGAGCCGAGCGATTTGACAGTACAAGGGGATACCGATTCTCAACCTATGTGCAGTACTGGATAAGGAAATCAATGTCAAGAATGGTGGCACGATATGCTCGAGGAATCACTATTCCT TGGTCAATGAACAAGGCAATAAGTCAGATACAAAAAGCACGAAAACTCTTGAAAAGTACGTCCATGAAATACCCGGACGATCATGAAATTGCAAAGATGACAGGTCTTTCACTGGATAGAATCAGATCAGCTAGCCATTGTATGAGAATAGTTTCTTCAATGAATCAGAAAATGGGGGATCGTGGTATAGAATACATG GGTTATATGGCCGATATGTCAATAGAGAGTCCTGAAGAGACTGTCATGAAACAGCACATTAGAAAAGACATACATGATATCCTCCAAAGCTTGGATTCAAGGGAAAGGCAAATACTCATCCTACGCTTTGGCCTTAATGATCACCAACCCAAGTCTCTTGAATATATAGGGAAGATTTACAAAGTCAGCAAAGAGTGGATAaggaaaatagagaaaaaagcTCTCACAAAACTACGGAACGAAGCGAACACCTCAAAGTTGAACTATTATTTGGATCTGTAG